A segment of the Siphonobacter curvatus genome:
TTTAGCTAAATCAATTGTTAAAGTTTTGTCCTTTAATTCGTTAACAACAAGATCAAACGTTCCTTCGTCGTCTTTGATTTTGATCGTTTTGTTTTCGAGAACCCAGGTGCTGGTATCATCATCATTATCTGCACTGATGATTACTTCTCCATTATCCTTAAATAAAAAGGAAATATCTGTTAACGTTTGTTCCGTGCCATACGAATAGGTTTTGCCGTCATATTTAATGGCTGTTCCAGTTGTTACCCACGTCTTGTTAATTAAACTAGCTCGGTCAAGTTGATTCGCTGGCTTTTCTTCATCTTTCGAACAACTAACAAAAGCAAACGTTGAAATACATAAAATCGCAATAGCAAAACGTAAAAAAGACATGTTAGTAGGAGTTTATAGTAATTACACTCGCAATATGTACTTTACTTTGAAGCATTTGCAAGTTTATTTTAAATTCATAAAAACGTTAATAACAAATTGAATTTTTAAAGAATTAAAACCTATAGAGTTACGCAAAAAAAAGTCGGTTTTCTGTAAAAGAAAACCGACTTTTAAATAAAGTAATTAAGCTTACTGAACAATCAAACCTGAGCGACGTAACATTGCATCCGGTTGCGGTTCGCGGCCCCGGAATTTTTTGTATAGTTCCATGGGTTTTTCCGTACCACCTTTCGACAGAATGTTGTCACGGAATGAATTAGCTACCTGCTTATTGAAGATGCCTTTTTGCTTGAACAAATCAAACGCATCGGCGTCAAGTACTTCACTCCACATGTACGAGTAATAACCCGCCGAGTAACCACCCGCGAAAATGTGAGCAAAAGCCGGGCTCATCGCCGTACCTTCCACAATCGGATACACTTCCGTTTGGGCCGCTACTTTGGCTTCCACCTGAGCTACGCTTTCACCCGTGGGAGCCTGTCCGTGCCAGGCCATATCCGTCAGACCCAAGTTAATCTGACGAGCCGTACCTACGCCCGCCATGAAGTTAGACGAAGCTTTCAGTTTTTCGATGTATTCCTGCGGAATGACTTCGCCCGTCTGATAATGTTTGGCAAACAGCTTGAGTACTTCGGGTTCCAGACAGAAGTTTTCCATGAATTGACTGGGCAACTCCACGAAATCCCAGGATACGCTCGTACCGCTCAAGGCGTCGTATTTCACGTGTGAACTCATGGCGTGCAGGGCGTGACCGAACTCGTGAAAGAGGGTTTCCACTTCGCGGAAAGTCAGCAGCGAAGGCATCGTTTCGGTCGGACGAGTGAAGTTACAAACGTTCAGTACGTGCGGACGAATGTCTTTACCGTTCTCGAAATGCTGGGAACGCGTACCGGAATTCCAGGCACCGGCCCGTTTGCCGGGGCGTGGGAAGTAATCACCGTACCAGATCGCCAGCAATTTACCTTTGTCGTCCAGAATTTCGTAGGTCTTTACCTCTTCATTCCAGGTTGGAATGTCCTTGCGTTCCTTAAATGTCAAGCCGTACAGTTTGTTGGTCAACTTAAAGAGACCATCCAATACGTTTTCGAGTTTGAAGTACGGCTTCAGTAACTCATCGTTGATGGCGTATTTTTCCTTCTTGAGTTTTTCGGCGTAATAGCCCGCATCCCAGCGTTGCATCACAGGTTCGGTGTAGCCCTGTGATTTGGCAAAGTCCGTCAGTTCCTTAATTTCACGCTCAGCGGCAGGTTTGGCATAGCTCAACAGGTTTTTCTCGAATTCGAGTACTTTCGTTGGATTTTCGGCCATGCGTTCTTCGAGTACGTAGTCCGCCCAGGTTTTGTACCCGAGTAACTTGGCTTTTTCGTACCGCAGCTTCACGATTTTCTGGATGATTTCCTGATTATCGTTTTTATCGCCTTTAAATCCGCGTTTGTTGTACGCTAGCCAGAGTTCTTTCCGCAATTCCCGGTTATCGGCGTACTGCATGAATGGACCGTAACTTGGAGCCTGGAGCGTAAATACCCAGCCTTCTTTGTTCATTTTCTTGGCCGTAGCTTTAGCGGCTTCCTTGACAAAATCAGGGAGTCCCGACAGTTGTTTTTCGTCGGTTACCACTAAGCTGTACTCATTCGTTTCGGCCAGGTTGTGCTCGTTGAATTCAATCGACAGTTGCGACAAATCCTTGTTGATGGCCCGGAGTTTGTTCTTGTCGGCTTCCGACAGGTTGGCTCCGTTGCGGGCAAAACCTTTGTAGGTTTTCTCCAGCAACATCTGATCTTCTTTGTTGAGTTTCAGCTTGTCGCGTTCATCCCAAACGGCCTTTACACGAGCAAACAGCTTCTCGTTCAGGGAAATATCGTTGCCATACTCGGTCAACAAAGGTGACGCTTCACGAACTACTTTCTGTAATTCAGGCGAAGTTTCGGCACTGTTCAGGTGAAACAGAACGGGGGTAACCCGACTGAGTTGCTGACCCGCATTTTCCAGAGCAACAATCGTGTTCTGGAACGTAGGCTTGGAGGCGTTATGAACAATGATATCGATTTCTTTCCGACCCTGAGCCATCCCTTCTTTGAGGGCGGGGAGGAAATGTTCTACTTTGATTTTATCGTAGGGAGGCGTTTCAAAAGGCGTATTAAATGCCTGTAACAGAGGGTTTTCTTCCATAGGTACGGACTTAACAATAACATTTGGACCTTGAGCCTGCACAAACAGGGGCCCAGCCGTTAGTGTTAACATTAGCGGCAACTGTTTAAGTTTCATAGTTTAGTTGATAGCTCAGTAAAACAACCAACGAAATTGCTAAGGAATGCGGGATTTCCCAAACCATTCATGGAAAATCAGGGGGCCGGTTTAAGGTTCATTTGATAAAAATCAGTCTATATACGTTATCCCGTATTGCTAAAAATTGACTTCCGTGATCGGGCTTTCGTGCGAAGGAAGCCACTACTTTTGTGGGAGTGAATAACCTATCCTGTATCCCTTGATATCTGATGTAATGATTTCTCGAAAACCTTGGCCAGCCTTATGGGCTTCCTTGGATTCGTCCTTTAATCAGGCTACTCAGGTTGTACCCAAAGGTGCTCTTCTTCTGGTATCCGATGATCGGATGGTTTACCTGGATAGTCGGATGACTGGGCCTTTGTCTGACGCTTACGTGAAAGCCCTGTATATTTTGATAAGTGAACGCCCCCAGGTGATGGGACTTCCGTTATAATACGCACCAATTAATTATCTTTTTAAAAACACCTGTATGAGTTTAGGACTTTGGTTTCTCCGCGTCAGTGAGCATCGATTGAGACAGTATCAGATTAATGAAAAATTGGGCGAAGAAAACTTGCTGAAAAGTGATCTGGATGAGCCTAACGAACACTTACCCGAAGAATCCCGAACGGATGTTGACAAGGCTTGGGAAGGGATTATTTATCTATTGACGGGTAAACCCTTAAGCGAAGCGTTCTCGAACCCGCTAACCGTGCATATCTGTGGGAAACATAGTCTGGATGTCCCTTTAGAGTATGCCATGGTTTCACCCCGGTTTTTAACCGCGGCGGATGTAAAGGAATCGCTGGGAATACTAAACTTGCTGACGGATGATGTCTTAAGAAATCGTTTCAATGCGGAAGAAATGAATGCCTTAGATATTTATCCGGGGTATTGGGAAGAAATTGAAGCCGACTATGTTCTAAATCAGTTTCAACATTTAAAAGAATTTTATGCGAAAGCTGCCGAGCAAAACCAGGCCGTTATTATGTATTTGTCTTAACAAAAAAAGGTACGGATAAGCATCCGTACCTTTTTACTTTCTTGACGTAAAACTTAAAAACCAAGTCCTAACGCAAAGCCGCTTACGCTGCGGTTAAAGGGAATCGCTGGCGTTAGCTGACCCGAAGTCAGGTTTACCTTATACAGAGACGTGCTGCCACCGGAACGAAGCAGAGCCCAGGCATTGCCCGTCGTACCGCCAATGTCGAAACCGTTGGCACCCGTTGCATCTACGCCCGTGGCCCCTACGGCTACTTGCGTACCATTATTCGGAGGTACCTGCTGCGTCAATTGATCGGTATTGGTATCAATGTTGAAAAGCGTCGTAGCCGTGGTACCAGCGTAGTTGTTGGTATACGCCGAAGCGGTCACCGTAGGCGTGCCGGGATTGAGCGTACCATCAACGGTAGCAACCAGATCTGCTGGATTTACCCGCAGGTTCTGACCTGTATTGCTGATGATGCGAATGCGATCCGCTACCGGATTAAAGTCAAAGCCGAAATCCGTACCATCCAGCTTCACACTGAGTTCACCCGTACCGGCCGCTAGTGCAGCGGCTCCCGATGAAGTGTTAAGGATATACACCCGGCTAGTACTGCCCAGAGCGTACAATTGGCCCGTAGCCGGGCGGAAGTCAATACCCAGAATTTTTTCATTGGCCTGAATGCCTGTG
Coding sequences within it:
- a CDS encoding M3 family metallopeptidase, which gives rise to MKLKQLPLMLTLTAGPLFVQAQGPNVIVKSVPMEENPLLQAFNTPFETPPYDKIKVEHFLPALKEGMAQGRKEIDIIVHNASKPTFQNTIVALENAGQQLSRVTPVLFHLNSAETSPELQKVVREASPLLTEYGNDISLNEKLFARVKAVWDERDKLKLNKEDQMLLEKTYKGFARNGANLSEADKNKLRAINKDLSQLSIEFNEHNLAETNEYSLVVTDEKQLSGLPDFVKEAAKATAKKMNKEGWVFTLQAPSYGPFMQYADNRELRKELWLAYNKRGFKGDKNDNQEIIQKIVKLRYEKAKLLGYKTWADYVLEERMAENPTKVLEFEKNLLSYAKPAAEREIKELTDFAKSQGYTEPVMQRWDAGYYAEKLKKEKYAINDELLKPYFKLENVLDGLFKLTNKLYGLTFKERKDIPTWNEEVKTYEILDDKGKLLAIWYGDYFPRPGKRAGAWNSGTRSQHFENGKDIRPHVLNVCNFTRPTETMPSLLTFREVETLFHEFGHALHAMSSHVKYDALSGTSVSWDFVELPSQFMENFCLEPEVLKLFAKHYQTGEVIPQEYIEKLKASSNFMAGVGTARQINLGLTDMAWHGQAPTGESVAQVEAKVAAQTEVYPIVEGTAMSPAFAHIFAGGYSAGYYSYMWSEVLDADAFDLFKQKGIFNKQVANSFRDNILSKGGTEKPMELYKKFRGREPQPDAMLRRSGLIVQ
- a CDS encoding YfbM family protein, with translation MSLGLWFLRVSEHRLRQYQINEKLGEENLLKSDLDEPNEHLPEESRTDVDKAWEGIIYLLTGKPLSEAFSNPLTVHICGKHSLDVPLEYAMVSPRFLTAADVKESLGILNLLTDDVLRNRFNAEEMNALDIYPGYWEEIEADYVLNQFQHLKEFYAKAAEQNQAVIMYLS